A region from the Ptychodera flava strain L36383 chromosome 12, AS_Pfla_20210202, whole genome shotgun sequence genome encodes:
- the LOC139145147 gene encoding mediator of RNA polymerase II transcription subunit 13-like isoform X1 — translation MTAANLVANGASLEDCHSNLFALTDLSGIKWRRYTATIPGPLVGPLEDPVLRSFANCLAGDILGVWRRVPDTNAEPLPPGASNKPENSRTRELWVYWYGDEPDFSNVIADELKVNETLEGTWENGLTYECRTLLFKALHNLLERCLLSRNFTRLGKWFIRPYGPDSEEDDQSEHVSFSFSFFLHGESTVCTSVEIQQHDPVRRLSVEHLSAAQGSATGFQVLLSPYGLSGVLTGQTFKESDQNTQKLLNEWRQFFPIDVPSENSENEDGADSVDAHNHQLPPAVEVLVGGVRMCYPSSFVLVAHPEEVHPPPPPPPQQGGMVQPAAAVQATQPQVTKPTSMPSVMSLTPPTSPCDQALPGETKITVMQTNSYQNQAAIDYSIMGIDSSQLLQMSPKIAQRVVDTVWHDSLTNAYINKPQSIEPTPAPPPPPPPPPPQGAGATSNSSEDVTGGGGQSASTTSTTTTTTTTTSSSTTSSSVNLATTGGFWDMTDPTVKANCTCSRQKAHQKRPFQFGKPVSGSSHMGSGLGSGSSKHKMDSKQEKQLTRNARPLTPFHHRSSLNDDLMSVDHDSANQRLGINQPQLITSAHQDSSAKKKIPPPNQQVKTAAGLETGPTDSPHSAVPSPLYPPPNTNSNTERTMPTLSPYPPPRPGSESEASNSMASTGFSRSDSQLANVTESLDPSQNDSSSFLARTIENILSDKDTEEENSKQSEDLLWQCYKLPQAEQVNFKRPLLPSHVYDEEQSLDGHLESLYTLSEENEFYQQPIKKLKPEYKIEPEEPALKTMIPMPMENRAPQPPSPEPVDPYEFMEDPTTQTGPLFQRNRGKDGKKGRGIPQRRSSIRKQDRKKQEEEQKKVDEEKAKQEQNQTKGDQANDKNPMVSIRSKSQQRPMTSLPSARPDSSASLMRETDLVVTANDLDQLFESSDDDDGGLPFEDINQKISQITDDGPLRPNNSNNKGSSLNSSTNGFLGAGELTRMFPTPPSLEQNPAFSPCNPGSAEYINPDSAPGATHLDGSSAVPDLTDIEIEESLGSPKPEPIKDWSFVYKVPTTQRFYGSTMYAPLKALPSSKLPPLKVPENCVYKPSWQVGVAQKQEFLHSGKDTNLPSVSSVDTDMIKFSQPITSLPSAGTPGVLQSPATFQGSQEHQSNFENSPASTPSSYVKNLNSMEPPTPANNIPEAHSLFVNLVLSDSLLNIYKDRNFDSCVICVCNMNIKGNDAGLYLQDNTNQPQYKCQCGFSAIMNRRYGTGSGLFAEDEQDITGQQHDIALWAQNTDHVESDTNRKGTGSSDDANHSRTDGNRRVPDLLVEIIADQCSSPYGTLCRLDCVVTRHKTGNNSGLIARNQLELSDGCDACFHALEQGRQLVDGSSVNKLDDNLLKATCLQSWAFTTGAVDDRCQLSSQDCVRILTTLKPYLQEVIQRKRMSRSWEPAQYIVQGPLTWHTLFRIASKSKAESPEPLPVPSFLVGNDKDWLSLSPYAMHYWDKLLLEPYCATHDVAYVVVTPDNEFILQSTKIFFKELSAVYETCRLGRHVPYNPKVLRDGIMRIRKGSVKKVGELPVDDWFTQIGNAADAAKLRLYAQVCKHYLAPLLATQPVDSSMFTTSRPDRPSHMSSSCPAPPPSGSSSSSSSSGPQGSSSSQGHGDSNTDSTSSSTGHSTMSTSNVNTGQHSGSTSGHGDGHDGPSENRDGCKRAVVDNEDDNKFPPFLVVYLVDPFSYGKENEDGSQSVWTVGLLRCFAEMLPTLPENLRKTISVQVVPLQQVMQCARTEEGSRNLDQTKALAFSVFAQCRKYMVSTVSTKSLTGFGTAADLDKILKSKEAQDLPFKLYTPPYILAPMKDKQTELTETFGDAVQQCGELFVGYCLSHDQRWLLATCTDQRGEMMENCIINIDIPNSKRRKKVSVRRYAIQRLWDFILSVSMNAALPWRLIIGRLGRLGHGELKDWSHMLNRKSLLARSRHLRDVCKTCNFTGNTNDYPCILSACLVSMEPDPQVRIMADSVSTDRTGRSAFSQQNLTMLHSPGDATCTHIQVFPTSATTQVASSVFPSDPGDLIPGGGDGITDELMFIGSDELNEDLNDTDLSHFLDILPASPSPTDPDPSQLGGVEGRPGSPNNTGGGMQSGGDGTTKGTENEEVFILQQPLALGFYVSTASTWSSSQLVLGVQSTSRELLPCLPQICLTRPYSISTSVR, via the exons TGAGCATGTGTCGTTTTCATTCTCCTTCTTTCTACATGGTGAGAGTACCGTGTGCACCAGCGTTGAAATCCAACAGCATGATCCAGTGCGAAGACTCTCAGTGGAGCACCTGTCAGCTGCCCAGGGATCGGCAACTGGTTTCCAAG TTCTGCTTAGCCCCTACGGCCTTAGCGGAGTCCTGACGGGGCAGACGTTCAAAGAGAGTGACCAGAACACTCAGAAATTACTCAACGAATGGCGTCAGTTTTTCCCCATCGATGTCCCATCGGAGAACAGCGAGAATGAAGATGGCGCTGACAGTGTTGATGCCCACAACCATCAACTTCCTCCGGCGGTCGAGGTTCTAGTTG GAGGGGTGAGGATGTGCTACCCGTCGTCCTTTGTGCTGGTGGCCCATCCCGAAGAGGTCCACCCGCCGCCTCCGCCACCCCCACAACAAGGTGGAATGGTGCAGCCCGCTGCTGCTGTGCAAGCCACACAGCCCCAAGTGACCAAACCGACCAGCATGCCTTCAG TGATGTCGCTGACACCTCCGACGTCGCCCTGCGACCAAGCCCTGCCGGGGGAAACCAAGATCACCGTGATGCAGACCAACTCGTATCAGAATCAAGCCGCCATAGATTACAGTATTATGGGTATTGATTCCTCACAACTGTTGCAAATGTCACCAAAGATAGCGCAGAGGGTTGTCGACACCGTGTGGCACGACTCTCTGACAAACGCATATATTAATAA GCCTCAAAGTATTGAACCAACTCCTGCCCCTCCACCTCCCCCTCCACCACCACCACCCCAGGGTGCCGGTGCCACCTCCAATAGCAGCGAAGACGTCACCGGAGGAGGTGGGCAGTCAGCGTCCACCACTTCCACCACCACAAcgaccaccaccaccaccagtAGTAGCACCACCAGCTCCAGTGTCAATTTGGCAACCACTGGTGGGTTCTGGGACATGACGGATCCTACTGTGAAAGCCAACTGCACATGCTCCAG GCAAAAGGCACACCAGAAGAGACCATTCCAGTTTGGGAAACCGGTATCCGGATCATCTCACATGGGCAGTGGACTGGGAAGTGGAAGCAGTAAGCACAAGATGGACTCCAAGCAGGAGAAGCAGCTAACGCGTAATGCACGCCCTCTCACACCATTCCATCATCGTTCCTCACTGAACGATGACCTCATGTCAGTGGACCATGACTCGGCCAATCAGAGGCTGGGAATAAACCAGCCCCAGTTGATTACCTCAGCCCATCAGGACTCCAGTGCAAAGAAGAAAATACCTCCCCCAAACCAGCAAGTCAAGACGGCTGCTGGTCTGGAAACCGGACCGACCGACTCGCCCCACTCTGCAGTCCCATCGCCGCTTTACCCCCCACCTAACACAAATAGCAACACCGAGAGGACAATGCCCACGCTCAGTCCCTACCCACCGCCTCGGCCGGGATCGGAGTCGGAGGCCTCCAACTCCATGGCCAGCACGGGCTTCAGCAGGAGCGACTCGCAGTTGGCCAATGTGACCGAGAGCCTCGATCCCAGCCAGAATGACAGCAGCAGTTTCCTGGCAAGGACCATAGAGAACATACTGAGTGACAAGGACACCGAGGAGGAGAACAGTAAACAGTCAGAGGATTTGCTGTGGCAGTGCTACAAGCTACCACAGGCTGAACAAGTCAATTTCAAAAGGCCACTCCTGCCATCTCATGTGTACGATGAAGAGCAATCTTTGGATGGACACTTGGAATCCTTGTACACTTTAAGTGAAGAAAACGA ATTTTATCAGCAACCCATCAAGAAACTGAAGCCTGAATATAAGATTGAGCCGGAAGAACCAGCGTTGAAGACCATGATACCCATGCCCATGGAAAACAGAGCTCCTCAACCTCCGTCTCCTGAACCTGTTGATCCATATGAATTCATGGAAGACCCAACG ACCCAGACAGGGCCATTGTTTCAGAGAAATAGAGGCAAGGATGGTAAAAAGGGCAGAGGAATACCCCAGAGACGTAGCAGTATTCGCAAACAAGATCGCAAGAAACAGGAG GAGGAGCAGAAGAAAGTGGACGAGGAGAAAGCAAAGCAGGAACAGAATCAGACCAAGGGAGACCAAGCCAACGACAAAAATCCAATGGTATCCATCAGAAGTAAGTCACAACAAC GTCCAATGACAAGTCTGCCCTCGGCACGGCCAGACTCCTCGGCCAGCTTGATGCGAGAGACTGATCTGGTTGTTACTGCCAATGATCTGGACCAACTCTTCGAGTcctccgatgatgatgacggAGGG CTGCCATTTGAAGACATAAACCAGAAGATCTCTCAGATCACCGATGATGGTCCCCTCAGAccaaacaacagcaacaacaaaggTAGCTCTCTTAACAGCAGCACTAATGGCTTCCTAG GTGCTGGAGAGCTGACCAGAATGTTTCCAACTCCACCGTCGCTGGAGCAGAATCCAGCGTTCTCACCTTGCAATCCGGGAAGCGCAGAGTACATTAATCCGGACTCGGCTCCAGGGGCTACTCACTTAGACGGGTCTTCAGCCGTGCCGGATTTGACCGACATCGAGATTGAAGAAAGCCTGGGAAGCCCAAAGCCAGAACCCATCAAG GACTGGTCCTTTGTGTACAAGGTACCCACCACTCAAAGGTTTTACGGATCAACTATGTATGCTCCTCTGAAAGCACTGCCAAGCTCTAAACTACCACCTCTCAAGGTACCAGAGAATTGCGTCTACAAACCCTCCTGGCAG GTGGGAGTAGCACAGAAACAGGAGTTCCTACATTCAGGGAAAGACACCAACCTGCCCAGTGTCAGTAGTGTTGACACGGACATGATCAAGTTCAGCCAACCAATAACATCCCTGCCGTCTGCCGGAACCCCCGGAGTACTGCAGTCGCCGGCTACATTCCAAGGAAGCCAGGAACACCAATCTAATTTTGAGAATTCTCCGGCCTCGACGCCGTCATCCTATGTGAAGAACTTGAATTCCATGGAGCCTCCCACGCCAGCGAATAACATCCCCGAGGCCCACAGTTTGTTTGTGAATCTCGTGCTGTCGGACTCGCTGCTGAACATCTACAAAGACAGGAACTTCGACAGCTGTGTGATCTGTGTATGTAACATGAACATCAAGGGTAACGATGCAGGCCTGTACCTGCAGGACAACACGAACCAACCTCAGTACAAATGCCAATGTGGATTTAGCGCCATCATGAACAGGAGGTACGGAACCGGGAGTGGGCTGTTCGCTGAGGACGAGCAGGACATCACGGGACAGCAGCACGACATAGCCTTGTGGGCTCAAAACACCGACCATGTTGAGTCGGACACAAACAGGAAAGGAACCGGAAGTTCGGACGACGCCAATCACTCGAGGACTGATGGGAATCGTCGTGTTCCGGACCTACTTGTGGAAATTATCGCAGATCAGTGCTCGTCTCCGTACGGCACTCTGTGCAGACTGGACTGTGTGGTTACCCGACACAAAACCGGCAATAACTCAGGGCTGATTGCGAGGAACCAGCTGGAACTGTCCGATGGTTGCGACGCCTGTTTCCATGCCTTGGAGCAAGGAAGGCAGCTGGTCGATGGATCTAGTGTAAATAAACTGGACGACAATTTACTGAAAGCTACTTGTCTGCAGAGCTGGGCATTTACAACAGGTGCAG ttgatGACCGTTGTCAGCTGTCATCACAAGACTGCGTCAGAATTCTTACAACCCTCAAACCATATCTTCAAGAAGTGATCCAACGCAAACGAATGAGCAGGTCTTGGGAACCGGCACAGTACATCGTTCAGGGCCCCCTAACTTGGCATACACTTTTCAGGATTGCCAGCAAAAGCAAAG CGGAGTCACCAGAGCCACTGCCGGTTCCCTCGTTCTTGGTTGGCAATGATAAAGATTGGTTGTCACTCTCCCCATATGCAATGCATTACTGG GACAAACTTTTGTTGGAGCCGTACTGTGCAACTCATGACGTAGCTTATGTGGTTGTCACTCCAGACAATGAATTCATACTTCAGTCAAcgaaaattttcttcaaagaaCTCAGCGCTGTGTATGAG ACTTGTAGACTTGGTCGACATGTGCCATACAATCCCAAAGTTTTGCGCGATGGCATCATGAGGATACGAAAAGGGTCGGTGAAGAAAGTAGGTGAGCTGCCTGTGGATGACTGGTTTACACAAATAG GCAATGCAGCTGATGCAGCCAAGCTGAGACTCTATGCTCAAGTGTGCAAACACTACTTAG CGCCACTTCTAGCCACACAACCGGTGGACAGCAGCATGTTCACCACCAGCAGACCCGACCGGCCGTCTCACATGAGCAGCAGTTGCCCGGCGCCGCCACCCAGTGGCAGCAGCAGTAGCAGCAGCAGTTCAGGCCCCCAGGGCAGCAGTTCCAGTCAGGGCCACGGAGACAGCAATACAGACAGCACTAGTAGCAGTACTGGTCACTCTACAATGTCTACCTCAAACGTCAACACTGGCCAACATTCAGGGAGTACATCTG GACACGGAGATGGACACGACGGACCATCAGAAAACCGAGACGGTTGCAAGAGGGCAGTGGTGGACAATGAAGATGACAACAAGTTTCCACCCTTTCTGGTTGTGTATCTGGTGGACCCTTTCTCCTACGGCAAGGAAAACGAGGACGGGTCTCAGTCAGTCTGGACCGTTGGTTTGCTGCGGTGCTTTGCGGAAATGCTTCCCACGCTTCCTGAGAACCTCCGGAAAACCATCAGTGTGCAG GTGGTCCCACTGCAGCAAGTCATGCAGTGTGCAAGAACAGAGGAAGGATCAAGAAACCTGGATCAGACCAAGGCCCTGGCCTTCTCAGTCTTTGCTCAATGTAGAAAGTACATGGTGTCCACCGTGTCAACTAAATCACTGACTGGCTTTGGGACTGCAGCCGACCTTGACAAAATCCTCAAGAGCAAAGAG GCTCAAGACTTACCGTTCAAACTCTACACGCCGCCATACATCCTGGCACCGATGAAGGACAAGCAGACGGAACTGACAGAGACGTTCGGTGACGCGGTGCAGCAGTGCGGGGAGCTGTTCGTTGGTTATTGCTTGTCTCATGATCAAAGATGGCTGCTGGCAACGTGCACCGACCAGAGAGGGGAAATGATGGAGAATTGTATCATCAACATTGATATTCCAAACAG CAAAAGGCGGAAGAAAGTGTCAGTCAGGCGGTATGCGATACAGAGACTGTGGGACTTCATCCTCAGTGTCTCAATGAATGCCGCTTTACCATGGAGGCTTATCATTGGACGCCTTGGAAGACTTGGTCATGGAGAACTCAAAG ATTGGAGTCATATGCTGAACAGAAAGAGTTTACTGGCTCGCAGCAGGCATCTCAGGGACGTGTGCAAGACTTGTAATTTCACTGGCAACACCAACGACTATCCCTGCATTCTCAGCGCTTGCCTTGTCTCCATGGAACCAGACCCCCAAGTCAGAATAATGGCTG ATTCCGTGTCAACAGACAGGACAGGACGAAGCGCCTTCTCGCAGCAGAACCTCACCATGCTCCACTCACCAGGCGATGCCACCTGCACACACATCCAGGTTTTCCCGACAAGTGCCACAACGCAGGTGGCATCGTCCGTCTTTCCCTCGGATCCGGGCGATCTGATCCCAGGAGGCGGTGATGGCATAACTGACGAGCTGATGTTCATCGGCAGTGACGAGCTCAACGAGGATCTCAACGACACCGATCTCTCCCACTTCCTTGATATCTTGCCAGCTTCCCCGTCCCCGACAGATCCCGATCCGTCCCAGCTTGGTGGAGTGGAAGGAAGACCTGGCTCTCCGAACAACACTGGGGGCGGTATGCAATCAGGAGGGGATGGTACTACAAAG GGAACTGAAAACGAAGAGGTGTTCATACTACAGCAGCCCCTTGCTCTAGGTTTCTATGTGTCCACCGCTTCAACCTGGTCCTCTTCCCAGCTGGTTTTGGGCGTCCAGTCCACAAGCAGAGAACTCCTGCCCTGTCTTCCTCAAA TCTGCCTTACACGTCCATACTCCATCAGTACATCAGTCCGATGA